One part of the Nostoc sp. PCC 7120 = FACHB-418 genome encodes these proteins:
- a CDS encoding DUF11 domain-containing protein, which yields MIRPCKPTSIYFRSNWHQRLTATLLFGSLLHTTIPTPVNAQNTPVVNITNQATYTYQDRASNNRYQGLTIKTNVNPSPLVDPLGRILGCAGTLLPDYTGFSVSVYEPNPSDPTGTELGQLVSLTPTEVPDIPNNNVPGGLRPNSENSNPYFITNNPAGVYNFLLDPNRGQIEPGRTYIFVVNPPANSVYRQRRIKIEILNSTGAINNSVVRYIATSLDGQPIGLSGESRVESTVVLVPNAEVVGLDLLAFEFTTNMCQATQAQLIKTGDRAAAEPGDTVIYRLSVRNLSDAALSNVEITDTLPLGFNFIPKSVRGEIDGESVTVTPVSNGNTITFRPNANVPVGKVINIAYAAQLTTDSLRGSGRNSAIVNAERADNRFRIKDGPATHQLKIRPGIVSDCGTIIGRVFDDKNFDGEQQPGEAGIANAVIFLQDGNRITTDPNGLFSLANVLPGSHTGVLDLSSVPGYKLAPNEKFRERNSQSRLVRLEPGGLVRMNFAVTPTPEEVVKP from the coding sequence GTGATTCGTCCTTGTAAACCAACATCGATTTACTTCCGCAGTAACTGGCATCAAAGGTTAACTGCCACTCTTCTTTTCGGCAGCTTATTGCATACTACCATACCAACACCAGTGAACGCGCAAAATACTCCCGTCGTCAATATCACAAACCAAGCTACATATACTTATCAAGATAGAGCTAGTAATAATCGATATCAAGGATTAACTATTAAAACTAATGTCAATCCTAGTCCTTTGGTTGATCCATTAGGCAGGATTTTAGGTTGTGCTGGAACGCTCTTACCAGACTATACTGGTTTTTCTGTTAGCGTATATGAACCTAATCCCAGTGACCCCACTGGCACAGAATTAGGGCAGTTAGTTTCTCTCACCCCTACAGAAGTTCCTGATATTCCTAATAACAATGTTCCTGGTGGGTTAAGACCAAATTCTGAGAACAGTAATCCTTATTTCATTACTAATAATCCGGCTGGTGTCTATAATTTTCTTCTCGACCCTAATCGTGGTCAAATCGAACCGGGTAGAACCTATATTTTTGTAGTTAATCCTCCAGCTAATTCTGTTTATCGGCAACGGCGGATTAAAATTGAAATTCTCAATAGTACAGGCGCAATTAATAACAGTGTTGTCCGCTATATTGCGACTTCTTTAGATGGTCAACCAATCGGTTTGAGTGGTGAATCTAGGGTAGAAAGCACCGTAGTTTTAGTTCCTAATGCCGAAGTTGTGGGACTAGATTTATTGGCTTTTGAGTTCACCACAAATATGTGTCAGGCAACTCAAGCACAGCTGATTAAAACAGGCGATCGCGCTGCGGCTGAACCTGGAGATACTGTGATCTATCGTTTGTCGGTACGAAATTTATCTGATGCGGCTTTAAGCAATGTGGAAATTACGGATACTTTACCTTTAGGTTTTAACTTTATTCCTAAGTCTGTGCGGGGTGAAATTGATGGGGAGTCGGTAACTGTCACTCCCGTTAGTAATGGTAATACTATTACATTTCGCCCTAACGCCAATGTTCCTGTTGGTAAAGTCATTAACATTGCTTATGCGGCTCAACTCACGACTGATTCCTTGCGTGGTAGTGGTCGTAATAGTGCGATCGTGAATGCTGAACGGGCTGATAACAGATTTAGGATTAAGGATGGCCCAGCAACGCACCAGCTGAAGATTCGTCCAGGTATAGTTTCTGATTGCGGCACTATTATTGGTCGGGTCTTTGATGACAAAAACTTTGACGGTGAACAACAACCGGGAGAAGCGGGAATTGCCAATGCTGTAATTTTCCTCCAAGACGGTAACCGCATCACCACAGATCCCAACGGTTTATTCTCCCTCGCCAACGTTTTACCCGGAAGTCACACGGGAGTATTAGACCTAAGTAGTGTCCCTGGTTACAAACTAGCTCCCAACGAGAAATTCCGCGAACGCAATAGCCAATCCCGTCTAGTACGCCTCGAACCTGGTGGTTTGGTAAGGATGAACTTTGCGGTTACTCCCACCCCAGAGGAGGTAGTCAAGCCATGA
- a CDS encoding MoaD/ThiS family protein translates to MAVKVLVPTALQNFTNNQAALESSGSSIAELLDSLEKSFPGIKARLCDDNGQPRRFLNLYVNSEDIRFLDGTATPLKDGDEVSIVPAVAGG, encoded by the coding sequence ATGGCTGTAAAAGTTTTAGTCCCTACCGCTCTGCAAAATTTCACAAATAATCAAGCTGCTTTAGAATCTAGTGGTAGCAGTATTGCAGAACTCTTAGATTCTTTAGAAAAAAGCTTTCCCGGTATTAAAGCGCGGTTGTGCGATGATAATGGACAGCCACGGCGTTTTTTGAATTTATATGTAAACAGCGAAGACATCCGCTTTTTGGATGGGACGGCTACACCTTTGAAAGATGGTGATGAAGTCAGTATTGTCCCTGCTGTTGCAGGTGGTTGA
- a CDS encoding DUF11 domain-containing protein, translated as MNRSPTNQKTSKNIQNIKSFSRIAALCVGIVAIGIQPVQAEGSRNLYPASSPGTAYRANLEWRTEQTGNLITRRTLLKVYAQAGEYILLGSSAVGVTRTSNNVTTTGDIYVYNPNLVTGQVGSETFPSTPSFQCTSQTGGKINSRTEELAGPRSINGTGNTSGYTPCYYQAPSTGIYDVVIFGPAGFNASGDGGITAEINLTSSTNFDSSQGSSVAAWDVTVRSSTSSTTDSTGRLFSYYLALFTGGNGRPVYSNVYPVTTDGYRYRTEIRGLDPNGFVLYGNEVGFFDSDGVSTLYRNVVGTNGNVSNIQGGASLARPQFPTFFNLLDPNALAFINRYDRFGSFQGVGITTNPIPPSVTNPNFTGNLSGNNSKVGNGGTFSFNSTVTGTYEIVIRGDGSTDFDPKNPQNRVLRGYMNSSGTQNVSWDGRNNAGNFFPVGTNYLFNIRINAGEYHFPVLDAENNFSGGPTVTLLNPPASYPTDLPGFGPTTGFYDDRVYRTKNGTIVHVGATQANIDNNAPLCGVGPTVPAFSNQITGFDTRTNQRAFGQASGGNTNTVCTGSFGDTKGLDQWTFFPSNAANNFLNIVSPDLTVSKTHTPTDFVRGSTGTYVINVPNSGGDVTDGTPVTVTDILPTGIIPTAATGNGWTCTISGQTVTCSRSDVLNPGANYPNININVTIDSGITATSVTNTATVSGGGDGDNTNNTSPPDIANIITPPDLSMNKTHTGNFNQGDTGQIYTLIVSNASGAGATDGNTVTVTDNLPTGLTPTAVSGTGWNCSISGQTVTCSRSDVLNPGGSYPAITLTVDVANNAPSTLINIAIVNGGGDITPGNNTDDDQTNITGNNNTPNLILVKRITRVNNQDLTDIVDGMSNVATTATNYVAAPRDTDDNDAKWPVGYLRGLINAGTVKLGDELEYTIYFLSNGQDNATKVQLCDLVPNNVDFLAAAFNGLSPNDGGLTGSDQGIAMAVGSTIPTVYFSNVADSDRATFYPANDPNTPSVCNNTGSNTNGALVVEITRNLILPNLPPATSSGNPAESYGFVRFRGKVK; from the coding sequence ATGAATCGCAGCCCAACTAATCAGAAAACATCCAAAAACATCCAAAATATCAAATCTTTTAGTAGAATTGCAGCTCTTTGTGTAGGTATTGTAGCTATTGGTATCCAACCCGTCCAAGCCGAAGGCAGCCGCAATTTATATCCTGCTTCTTCCCCTGGGACTGCATATCGAGCTAACTTAGAATGGCGGACAGAACAGACAGGTAACTTAATTACAAGAAGAACACTATTAAAAGTTTATGCCCAGGCTGGTGAATACATCCTACTAGGTTCTAGTGCTGTGGGTGTCACTCGCACTAGTAATAATGTCACAACCACTGGTGATATCTATGTTTATAACCCTAATTTAGTCACAGGTCAGGTAGGTAGTGAAACTTTTCCTAGTACACCAAGTTTTCAATGTACTTCTCAAACCGGAGGAAAAATTAATAGTAGAACCGAGGAATTAGCCGGGCCAAGAAGTATTAATGGTACAGGGAATACTAGCGGATATACACCTTGTTACTATCAAGCTCCCTCTACTGGCATTTATGATGTTGTTATCTTTGGCCCCGCAGGATTTAATGCTAGTGGTGATGGTGGGATAACAGCAGAGATAAATTTAACTAGTAGTACTAATTTTGACTCTAGCCAAGGAAGTAGTGTAGCAGCTTGGGATGTAACTGTTCGTAGTAGTACCAGTTCCACTACAGACTCAACCGGACGTTTATTTTCTTATTATTTAGCATTATTTACAGGAGGTAATGGCAGACCAGTCTATTCAAATGTTTATCCTGTCACTACAGACGGTTATAGATATAGAACAGAGATTAGAGGTTTAGATCCCAACGGTTTTGTTCTTTATGGTAACGAAGTCGGTTTTTTTGATAGTGACGGTGTCTCAACTCTATACCGTAACGTTGTTGGTACTAACGGTAACGTATCTAATATCCAAGGTGGTGCATCCTTAGCACGTCCGCAGTTTCCCACATTTTTTAATCTGCTTGATCCTAACGCTTTAGCTTTTATAAATCGTTATGACCGCTTTGGCAGTTTCCAAGGTGTGGGTATTACCACTAATCCAATTCCTCCCAGTGTAACTAATCCTAATTTTACGGGTAATCTTTCCGGCAACAATAGTAAAGTTGGCAATGGAGGGACTTTTAGCTTTAATAGCACTGTCACTGGAACTTATGAAATTGTAATCAGAGGTGATGGTAGCACGGATTTTGACCCGAAAAACCCGCAGAACCGAGTTTTAAGGGGTTATATGAACTCATCAGGAACACAAAATGTCAGTTGGGATGGTAGAAATAATGCTGGTAATTTCTTTCCTGTTGGTACTAATTATCTGTTCAATATTAGAATTAATGCCGGAGAGTATCATTTTCCGGTATTAGATGCAGAAAATAACTTCTCCGGTGGCCCAACAGTCACTTTACTCAACCCTCCAGCTTCATATCCTACCGACTTACCAGGTTTTGGCCCAACAACAGGTTTTTATGATGACCGGGTGTATCGAACTAAAAATGGCACAATAGTTCACGTAGGAGCAACACAAGCTAATATTGATAACAATGCGCCTCTTTGCGGTGTTGGCCCCACTGTACCTGCGTTCAGTAATCAAATTACAGGCTTTGACACTAGAACAAATCAGCGCGCCTTTGGGCAAGCTAGTGGAGGTAATACTAACACAGTCTGTACGGGTTCTTTTGGCGATACGAAAGGTCTAGACCAATGGACATTCTTTCCTAGTAATGCGGCTAATAATTTCTTAAATATTGTCAGTCCTGATTTAACAGTTAGTAAAACTCACACGCCGACTGATTTTGTCAGAGGTAGTACAGGTACTTATGTGATTAATGTACCTAATTCTGGTGGTGATGTTACTGATGGTACTCCAGTTACAGTTACAGATATTCTCCCAACTGGAATTATTCCTACAGCCGCAACAGGTAATGGTTGGACTTGTACAATTTCAGGACAAACGGTAACTTGTAGTCGCAGCGATGTACTTAATCCAGGTGCGAATTATCCTAATATAAACATTAATGTAACGATTGATTCTGGCATTACTGCTACTAGTGTGACTAACACAGCAACTGTCTCTGGTGGTGGTGATGGTGATAATACAAATAATACCAGTCCCCCCGATATTGCAAATATTATTACTCCTCCAGATTTGAGTATGAATAAAACCCACACAGGTAATTTTAATCAGGGGGATACAGGGCAAATTTATACTCTTATTGTTAGTAATGCTAGTGGGGCTGGTGCAACTGATGGGAATACTGTTACCGTAACGGATAACTTACCTACAGGTTTAACTCCCACGGCAGTTAGTGGTACGGGTTGGAATTGTAGTATTTCCGGACAAACCGTAACTTGTAGCCGCAGCGATGTACTCAATCCAGGTGGGAGTTACCCGGCAATTACCTTAACAGTGGATGTGGCTAATAATGCACCATCTACTTTAATTAACATTGCTATTGTTAATGGTGGTGGGGATATTACTCCTGGAAATAATACTGATGATGACCAGACAAATATTACTGGTAATAACAATACGCCGAATCTCATTTTGGTGAAACGCATTACTCGTGTTAATAACCAAGATTTAACTGATATTGTAGATGGGATGAGTAATGTGGCTACGACAGCTACTAATTATGTAGCTGCACCGAGAGACACGGATGATAATGATGCTAAATGGCCAGTTGGGTATTTACGAGGATTAATTAATGCTGGGACTGTCAAACTCGGAGATGAGTTAGAGTACACTATTTACTTCCTTTCCAATGGCCAAGATAATGCTACTAAGGTGCAATTGTGTGATTTAGTGCCTAATAATGTAGATTTTCTTGCTGCTGCTTTTAATGGTTTGAGTCCTAATGATGGTGGTTTAACAGGTTCAGATCAAGGTATTGCTATGGCTGTGGGTTCTACTATTCCTACGGTATATTTTAGTAATGTAGCAGATAGCGATCGCGCCACTTTTTACCCAGCTAATGATCCTAATACACCAAGCGTTTGCAACAACACTGGTAGCAATACTAATGGAGCCTTAGTAGTGGAGATTACACGTAATCTTATCTTACCCAACCTACCCCCTGCAACTAGTAGTGGGAATCCAGCCGAGTCTTACGGCTTTGTGCGCTTCCGAGGCAAAGTAAAGTAA
- a CDS encoding beta strand repeat-containing protein encodes MNFHQKAHKTGKSRIYRALVATAFLASGIFPFTTPALAEGTKAGQSITNEATATYEDPNNPNVPLNTTSNTVTVTVAEVAGITVDYTGLVDDDGGTIEINDLLIFNYTITNVGNDPTQFRIPNLATTTGPATVSGTLPNNGTLNNLQYSTDNGVTWVNITGSEAIVPNIAVGGQVLVRVPVTVQPGAQSGDIITVRLGNTPANAQNVLRSPDGGDVYTVDNLNGSVTDEVDGAPVNGTREASDTSIDVQVGGGVKTYSLATVLKTRTAYSNAGTTNSITDDTLSYGLSLRVEGNDPTGQGITPAALEGRGINLNGTSNVPHILVSDAIPTGTDLVSVTAPNGWTAVYTISPIGTDANAAAWTTTPPGDLSTVTRVGFINNTAIVTSVAPNQTVNGFTINLRVESSFAGTSLNVANIAQLFGQTPGNNFPVYDESGDQNPSNFNGQFGNMTPNLPALTDLNNDGVPDSLPDTSVDDGFVDNPAAPETGVDGNNDNTGVGDGGEANIFTLEVPVASAILNGPVNAPNAIGPSGGTNDDFTNKSSLVPFGTQPNSTLNPQPVAFTNTIRNSGSAASDYSLVPIPPASNTPAGNNADLPVGTLVTITYASESRSYVWTGSEFLFDLDRNPATTGDQSTINLTSEYITIPSVAPGTNINYGVEIDLPDGTQLSTDIDKGFPVPVTAFVDDGTAGLNGEAVQNTTINRVYTGFLKLRKLSRILDQNGQPVAGADGILSDTDKSPVPGNIIEYQIQYSNISEPQSGNGNIILNASNVVINENGVTAPNNWALDNDSNGQIDTSNIIGSATDPNGTIQFFNGNPATTSGSDQTGTTVNTDVTRYVNSVTGQVAPGQQRTFTFRRKVN; translated from the coding sequence ATGAATTTCCACCAAAAAGCTCACAAGACTGGGAAGTCTCGAATTTACCGTGCTTTAGTCGCCACAGCATTTTTAGCAAGCGGCATTTTCCCATTTACTACGCCTGCACTAGCAGAAGGAACTAAAGCGGGTCAATCTATCACCAACGAAGCAACTGCTACTTACGAAGACCCCAACAATCCCAACGTACCCCTGAATACAACTTCCAACACTGTCACAGTAACAGTGGCAGAAGTTGCAGGTATTACAGTAGACTACACAGGTTTAGTGGACGATGACGGCGGTACGATTGAAATAAATGATCTCTTAATCTTCAATTACACCATCACCAACGTCGGTAACGACCCCACCCAGTTCCGTATACCTAATTTGGCAACAACAACAGGGCCTGCAACAGTTTCTGGGACATTACCAAACAACGGTACACTCAATAATCTGCAATATAGTACTGACAACGGCGTAACTTGGGTTAACATCACTGGTTCTGAGGCCATTGTTCCCAACATTGCTGTCGGCGGTCAGGTATTAGTTAGAGTCCCTGTTACTGTACAGCCAGGCGCTCAAAGCGGTGACATCATTACGGTTAGGTTAGGTAATACCCCAGCCAATGCTCAAAACGTCTTGCGTAGTCCTGATGGTGGTGACGTTTATACTGTAGATAACCTCAATGGTAGTGTGACGGATGAAGTTGATGGCGCTCCTGTTAACGGCACTAGAGAAGCTAGTGATACATCTATTGATGTTCAAGTAGGTGGAGGCGTTAAAACCTACTCTTTAGCCACAGTTCTCAAGACACGTACTGCTTACAGCAATGCGGGAACAACTAATTCCATTACAGATGACACACTTAGTTATGGTCTGAGTTTGCGAGTTGAAGGTAATGACCCCACAGGACAGGGTATCACTCCAGCAGCCTTGGAAGGTAGGGGTATCAATCTTAATGGAACATCTAATGTCCCGCACATCTTAGTTTCCGATGCCATTCCCACTGGCACAGATTTAGTATCAGTAACAGCTCCCAACGGATGGACAGCAGTATATACGATATCACCAATTGGGACAGATGCTAATGCTGCGGCGTGGACAACAACACCACCAGGTGACTTGAGTACAGTCACCCGTGTTGGTTTTATCAACAACACAGCTATAGTTACATCTGTTGCACCCAACCAAACAGTTAATGGTTTTACTATTAACTTAAGAGTCGAATCCAGCTTTGCCGGCACATCTTTAAATGTTGCCAACATTGCTCAGTTGTTTGGTCAAACCCCTGGTAATAACTTCCCTGTCTATGATGAGTCTGGAGACCAAAACCCCAGTAACTTCAATGGTCAATTTGGGAATATGACACCAAATCTACCTGCTCTTACAGATCTCAATAATGATGGTGTGCCTGATAGTTTACCTGATACCAGTGTTGATGATGGTTTCGTTGATAATCCAGCTGCCCCAGAAACAGGAGTTGACGGCAATAATGATAATACTGGTGTAGGCGACGGTGGTGAAGCCAACATCTTCACGCTAGAAGTTCCTGTAGCTTCAGCCATTCTCAATGGCCCAGTCAATGCTCCTAATGCCATTGGCCCATCTGGTGGTACAAACGATGACTTCACTAACAAATCTTCTTTAGTACCTTTCGGCACACAACCAAACTCTACACTAAATCCACAACCAGTAGCCTTTACCAACACTATCAGAAATAGCGGTAGCGCTGCTAGTGACTACTCTTTAGTACCCATCCCACCAGCAAGTAATACACCTGCTGGAAACAATGCTGATTTACCTGTAGGTACTTTAGTAACGATTACTTATGCTTCTGAATCTAGATCCTATGTCTGGACTGGATCTGAGTTCCTTTTTGATCTAGATCGCAATCCGGCTACAACAGGTGATCAATCCACCATTAATCTCACAAGTGAATACATCACTATTCCTAGTGTAGCACCAGGTACAAACATCAACTACGGTGTGGAAATTGACTTACCTGATGGTACTCAATTATCTACAGATATTGATAAAGGTTTCCCCGTTCCTGTGACAGCCTTTGTGGATGATGGGACTGCTGGCTTAAATGGAGAAGCTGTACAAAATACTACAATTAACCGTGTATATACTGGCTTCCTGAAACTGCGGAAACTTTCCAGAATCTTAGATCAAAATGGGCAACCTGTAGCCGGGGCTGATGGCATACTTAGCGATACTGACAAGAGTCCTGTACCTGGTAACATTATTGAGTACCAGATTCAATACAGCAACATCTCTGAGCCACAATCTGGTAACGGTAACATCATCCTGAACGCCAGCAATGTTGTCATCAATGAAAATGGGGTAACTGCGCCTAATAACTGGGCGTTAGACAATGATAGTAATGGTCAGATTGATACCAGCAACATTATTGGTTCAGCTACTGACCCCAATGGTACTATCCAATTCTTCAATGGTAATCCTGCTACTACCTCAGGTAGTGATCAGACTGGAACTACCGTCAACACTGATGTGACTCGGTATGTCAACAGTGTGACTGGTCAAGTAGCACCAGGTCAACAAAGAACGTTTACTTTCCGACGCAAGGTTAACTAA
- the thrC gene encoding threonine synthase produces the protein MTQATSTPTQTTNATLSALKCKECGAEYELKATHVCEYCFGPLEVKYDYNALRLSVTREKIQAGPNSIWRYRPFLPVTTDNVIDVGTGMTPLVRSHRLARRLGLNKLYIKNDAVNMPTLSFKDRVVSVALSRARELGFTTVSCASTGNLANSTAAIAAHAGLDCCVFIPADLEAGKILGSLIYSPTLMAVKGNYDQVNRLCSEVANTHGWGFVNINLRPYYSEGSKTLGFEVAEQLGWELPDHIVAPLASGSLFTKIYKGFQEFVEVGLVEGKKVRFSGAQAEGCSPIAQAFKEDRDFIKPVKPNTIAKSIAIGNPADGVYAVDIAKKTGGNIESVNDAEIIEGIKLLAETEGIFTETAGGTTVAVLKKLVEAGKIDPDETTVVYITGNGLKTQEAVQGYVGEPLTIDAKLDSFERALERSRTLDRLEWQQVLV, from the coding sequence ATGACGCAGGCAACATCTACACCCACCCAAACGACCAATGCCACCCTTTCAGCGTTGAAGTGTAAGGAATGTGGCGCAGAATATGAACTGAAAGCTACTCATGTGTGTGAGTATTGTTTTGGCCCGTTGGAAGTGAAGTATGACTACAATGCCTTACGTCTCTCTGTTACCCGCGAAAAAATTCAAGCTGGGCCAAACTCAATTTGGCGTTATCGCCCTTTTCTGCCTGTCACAACTGACAATGTAATTGATGTGGGAACAGGTATGACTCCCCTGGTGCGTTCCCATCGTCTTGCCCGTCGCCTGGGTCTAAACAAGCTTTACATTAAAAATGATGCAGTGAATATGCCCACCCTCAGCTTTAAGGATCGGGTGGTATCCGTCGCCCTGTCTCGCGCTAGAGAGTTGGGATTCACCACAGTTTCTTGCGCTAGCACTGGTAACTTAGCAAATTCTACAGCAGCGATCGCCGCCCATGCCGGTTTAGATTGCTGTGTGTTCATCCCCGCAGATTTAGAAGCTGGCAAAATTCTGGGTAGCTTAATCTACAGTCCTACCCTCATGGCGGTGAAAGGCAACTATGATCAAGTCAATCGCCTTTGTTCGGAAGTAGCTAATACACACGGTTGGGGCTTTGTCAATATTAACTTACGCCCCTACTATTCCGAAGGTTCCAAGACTTTGGGCTTTGAAGTTGCCGAACAACTAGGCTGGGAACTACCAGATCATATAGTTGCACCTTTGGCTTCTGGTTCACTGTTCACCAAAATCTATAAAGGCTTCCAGGAATTCGTGGAAGTTGGTTTGGTGGAAGGGAAGAAAGTCCGTTTCAGTGGCGCACAGGCGGAAGGTTGTTCACCCATCGCCCAAGCCTTTAAAGAAGACAGAGACTTTATTAAACCAGTGAAACCGAATACAATTGCCAAATCAATTGCGATCGGTAATCCAGCAGATGGTGTTTATGCTGTTGATATTGCCAAGAAAACTGGCGGTAATATTGAATCAGTGAATGATGCAGAAATTATCGAAGGTATCAAGCTACTGGCAGAAACCGAAGGCATCTTTACAGAAACAGCTGGTGGTACAACTGTTGCTGTGCTGAAAAAATTGGTAGAAGCTGGCAAAATTGATCCAGACGAAACCACCGTGGTTTACATCACTGGCAATGGTTTGAAAACCCAAGAAGCCGTACAAGGCTACGTTGGCGAACCTTTGACAATTGATGCCAAATTAGATAGTTTTGAGCGTGCTTTAGAGCGTTCACGTACCCTCGACCGCTTGGAATGGCAACAAGTCCTCGTTTAG
- a CDS encoding low specificity L-threonine aldolase, whose translation MNSNLEQFASDNYAGICPEAMNYMIQANQGSAPAYGNDEWTQKATDYFRELFEIDCEVFFTFNGTAANSLSLAALCQSYHSVICHETAHIETDECGAPEFASNGSKLLLAKGENGKLTPQEIESVITKRVDIHYPKPKVISITQATELGTLYSIEELLDIKKVAQKYQLKIHMDGARFANAVAAMNKSPAEMSWKSGVDVLCFCGTKNGMALGEAIIFFNRALAEDFDYRCKQAGQLASKMRFISAPWLGLLETGAWLKNAQHANQCAAYLENELLKIEGVEIMFPREVNAVFVKLPEQVINGLKANNWLFYTFIGVGGVRFMCSWNTTKSRIDELVGDIKTGLG comes from the coding sequence ATTAATAGCAACTTAGAACAGTTTGCCAGTGACAACTACGCTGGTATTTGTCCAGAAGCAATGAACTATATGATTCAAGCTAATCAAGGTAGTGCGCCAGCTTATGGAAATGATGAATGGACGCAAAAAGCAACAGACTATTTTCGAGAACTTTTTGAAATTGATTGCGAAGTATTTTTTACTTTTAACGGTACAGCAGCAAATTCATTATCTTTAGCTGCACTTTGTCAGTCATATCACAGCGTTATTTGTCATGAAACAGCACATATAGAAACAGATGAATGTGGCGCACCAGAGTTTGCGTCTAATGGTTCTAAGTTGTTACTTGCTAAAGGAGAAAATGGTAAGTTAACACCACAAGAGATAGAGTCTGTAATCACGAAGCGAGTTGATATTCATTATCCTAAACCAAAAGTAATTAGTATTACTCAAGCTACAGAATTAGGGACTTTATATTCTATAGAAGAACTTTTAGATATTAAAAAAGTTGCCCAAAAGTATCAATTAAAAATTCACATGGACGGCGCACGCTTTGCCAATGCAGTTGCAGCCATGAATAAAAGTCCGGCAGAGATGAGTTGGAAAAGTGGCGTGGATGTATTGTGTTTTTGTGGGACAAAAAATGGTATGGCATTAGGGGAAGCCATTATATTTTTTAATCGAGCATTGGCAGAAGATTTTGATTATCGTTGTAAACAAGCAGGACAATTAGCATCAAAAATGCGGTTTATTTCTGCGCCGTGGTTAGGTTTGTTAGAAACTGGTGCGTGGTTGAAAAATGCTCAACACGCGAATCAATGTGCGGCTTATTTAGAGAATGAATTGTTAAAAATAGAAGGTGTGGAAATTATGTTTCCCCGTGAAGTAAATGCAGTTTTTGTCAAACTGCCAGAGCAAGTTATCAATGGCTTAAAAGCAAACAATTGGTTGTTTTATACTTTTATTGGGGTAGGTGGTGTACGCTTTATGTGTTCTTGGAATACCACCAAAAGCAGAATTGATGAATTAGTTGGAGATATTAAAACAGGATTGGGCTAA
- a CDS encoding DUF11 domain-containing protein, which translates to MKGVLIAGVGAFALIATAPFINHIPGSVVAQSIQNQPQLQLRLGAEKQVISKDQQGKQKVAWQALQGQAVVKPGDVLRYTLNGENKSDRSIKNLTLNQPIPKGMVYVLKSVDIANKAAKITYSIDGGRSFVENPTVKVTLPGGKVEIKPAPATAYTNIRLQLPLVAAKTTVKATYLTQVR; encoded by the coding sequence ATGAAGGGTGTTCTTATCGCTGGTGTGGGTGCATTTGCGCTGATTGCTACCGCACCATTTATCAATCACATCCCAGGAAGTGTAGTTGCTCAAAGCATTCAAAATCAACCACAATTGCAATTGCGCTTAGGGGCGGAAAAACAGGTTATTAGCAAGGATCAGCAGGGGAAACAGAAGGTTGCTTGGCAAGCATTACAAGGTCAAGCTGTGGTCAAGCCTGGGGATGTGTTGCGTTATACCTTAAATGGCGAAAATAAAAGCGATCGCTCAATCAAAAATTTGACTCTCAATCAACCAATCCCTAAAGGCATGGTATATGTGCTGAAATCAGTTGATATTGCCAATAAAGCAGCCAAAATTACTTACAGCATTGACGGCGGGCGCAGTTTTGTTGAGAATCCCACAGTTAAAGTTACCCTCCCTGGGGGTAAGGTCGAAATTAAACCAGCACCAGCTACAGCTTATACCAATATTCGTTTGCAACTGCCATTAGTAGCAGCTAAAACTACAGTCAAAGCGACCTATTTAACCCAGGTGCGTTAA